The Lebetimonas sp. JH292 genome contains the following window.
ATATTCCAAGTTTCAGACCTCTTAAATAGGAAATATAATCATATGCCTTAAGAAGTGATTTTTCGCTTCTAAAAGGTCCCGCATTTATAAAAAGATTTTTTCCGAGATTTGTTTTTAACGAATTCACATTGTATAAACTCCGTCGTAGCTTCTTTTCCGGCAATTCTTCCAAAATATGACGATTCAAGCAAAGAATTTCCCCCAAGTCTGTTTGCCCCGTGAACACCGCTCATTGCACACTCCCCGCATGCATACACCCCGTCCATTGTGGTTGAAGCGTCGTCTCTTATCCATATTCCGCCGATGGTGTAATGGGCAAGCTGTCTTATATGTTGATGGAAGTCTATTTTCTATCATTTCAACCGGCAGATGCCTGAAATCAAGATAAACTTTGTGGCCGTTTTGTATATGCTTTAAAATATCCCTTGTCAGAATATCCCTTGTGGCAAGTTCACTTGTAAAACGTTCATTGTTTTCATCAACCAGATAGGCGCCTTCCCCCCTCGATATTAAAGAACCGCTGCCTTTTAGTGCCGGCTCTGAATGCGGCCGCTATTAAATCTCCGGAGCTTTCCTGAGAATTAGTTGTAAAACCTTTAAAAATACCGGCATATCCCCCTCCTGCCTAACACGTTCTTTTTTTACTTCCCCCTCCAAACGCCCTTTGCGCTATTTTATTATCATCTATTTTATTTAATATTTTACCCCCAGACTGATAAGTTCGTTTATAATATTAGGCGCTTTTAAACCTGCTTCTTTTGCAATAAATTCTCTTTTACATGTTCAGGATTAATAGAGCCAAATACTGTACTTAAGGCGCCGTTTGACCTTGCAAACTGTAACGCCGTAATAATGAATTTTCCTTTAAAAAGGAGGTGATGAGTTTATTGATATAAAGTGTAATATTTTACTCAGGATGGGTCTCTTCATATAAAAATGCGTTCCATGAGGCAATTCCGTAATATTTTATTTTGTTTTTTTCAACCATTTCTTCAAAAAATTCAAACTCTTTTTTAATTTTTTCAATTACGGTTTTTCTTTCAAAGGATTGTGCAAAAAGAAAATGTCAATACATACAGTGCTGGTCTGTTACTATTTCCTCTTTTGCAGCAAGATTTGTTTTTATTATTTTTTCATCCATCCATTCATAAGGATTTTCCGGAAAAGGAAACTCAGCCCTTCCTATCTCTTTTTCACTTTCCTGATATCTGTATACGCTGCTGCTTTGGATAATTTTCCAGGCTCTTTTCTAAAACTTCCGAGCCCCAATGAAGAAATAAAAAAATCACCGTTAAAGTTATAAAAATCTTTTGAATATTTAGGAAATTTTTTAATATATGAAAAAGTTCCTTCCACAGTTGCAAAATTCATTAATATAAACCTTTATTGAAATTGTTTAATTTTATATATGCAATTTATATTCTAAAAAATAAAAAAATATGATAAATGAAGATTTTTGAAGTTTATAAAAAGTAAAATTGGAGAAAAAAGAGGGATTATTCTTCTTCTATTTTAACATCTCTTTCTTTATGATAGAACATTCCGGTACCAACAGGTACAACTCTTCCTAAGACAATATTTTCTTTGAAGTCTTCAAGATAATCAAATTTACCCTGAATACTTGCTTCTGTAAGAACCCTTGTTGTTTCCTGGAATGAAGCGGCACTAATGAAACTGTCTGACTGGATGGCTGCTCTTGTAATACCTACAAGAACCGGTTCGGCAATGGCAGGTTCTCCTCCGAATTTTTTGATTCTTTCATTTTCTTCATTAAACATTTTCCTGCTTACCAAATCACGCTCGATAAATTTAGTGTCCCCGCTGTCAACAATTTTTACCTGTCTTAACATCTGATTTATAATAAGTTCTATATGTTTATCGTTAATATTAACACCCTGAAGTCGGTAAACTTTTTGAACTTCGCTTACAATATATTGCTGAAGCGCTTTTTCTCCCAAAATATTTAAAATATCATAACTTGACACAATACCGTCTGTAAGCTTTTCTCCCGCATGCACAAAGTCTCCTTCATGCACTAAAATCTGTCTTTCAGCCGGCACCAGATATTCTTTAACGCTTGATTCACCCTCAACAATTAATCTCTGTTTTCCCCTGATTGTTTTTCCAAATTTCACTGTTCCGTCTATTTCGCTGATAATTGCAGGTGATTTTGGTTTTCTTGCTTCAAACAATTCATTTACCCTTGGAAGACCACCTGTAATATCTGCTGATTTTGCTATTGCTTTTGGTGTTTTAGCTAAAATATCACCCTGTTTTACTTCAACGCCTTCTTGAACATGAATAACTGTTTTAGGTTCAAGTACATATTCATATACCCTGTCTTTGCCCGCAAGTAAAATTCTTGGCTGATAACCTTTAGGCAGATATTCTTTTACGATAATTCTGCTCTCACCTGTTAACTCATCAATCTGAGTGGTTACAGTAAATCCGTCAATTACATCTTCAAATTTAACCACACCGTCGGCTTCTGCCAGTATCGGATTGGCAAACGGATCCCATTCCGCAATAACTTTATTTTCACCGCTGATAGGTTTGGCTATGATTTCTCCGGCTTTAATATGCTCATTATCACTTTTAAGAATTTTACTTCCCCTAACAATATAATATCTTCCGGCTTCTCTGTCATGCTCATCTACAATTACGGCAAAAAGACCTTTATATGCGTTATCAAATCCGATTTCTTCCCCGGCTTTAAGATCATATACTCTTTCTAAATGATCCCCTGATAATTTATAATATTTTATTATTCCCTCATTTTCGGCAATTACCTGCATTGGAACAGGTTCATTATCATCAACTTTAAGCTCTGCCCCGTAAGGAATCCTTTGAGGAATATACCAGGCTTCTTTTATAACTTCAACTATCGCCTCGTCTTTTTCAATTTTTTGATTTTTATGGGGAATATAAAGTTTTCCCTCTGTTTTACCCGCAATTCCTGCAAGTTCTGTACCTTTTACTATATCATTTTTTCTAAGTGAATATCTTTTGACACTTCCATCGTCACACTTAACTTCAACAATCACTTCTTCATGCTGGGTTTCAATATTTACTATTCCGTCACATGGAGCTTTTAATTTCGGCTCAACTAACAGTACTGCGGCATTTCTTCTGTTTGCAACAATTTTTTTACCGTTTCTATCATAGTTTGCTATATTATAATATCTGATATATCCGTATTTTTTGGCAACAATTTCCCTCTCTTCCTGGGTTGAGCCTGCAATACCCCCTGTATGGAATGTTCTAAGGGTTAGCTGAGTACCAGGTTCACCAATGGATTGTGCCGCAAGAATCCCCACAGCCTCACCCACTTTAACTAATTTTCTCTCAGCCAGATTCATACCGTAACATTTTGAACAGATACCTTTACTTGATTTACAGGTAAGCGCACTTCTTATTTTGACGGATTTCACGCCTTTTCTTACAATTTCCTTTGCTTCTTCTTCGGTAATTAATGTACCTTCTGTAAATAAAACTTCATTTGTAATTGGGTCATACACATCATCTGCTAAAACTCTTCCATAAATTCTCTCTTCCAAGCTTTCGACCAATGTTGCCCCGTCTGTAATATCTGTTACTTCGATTCCTTCGTGCGTTCCGCAGTCTTCCATAGTTACCCTGAAGTTTTGCGAAACATCGACAAGTTTTCTTGTTAAATATCCGGCACTTGCAGTTTTTAGAGCTGTATCCGCAAGACCTTTTCTTGCACCATGGGTTGATAAGAAGAATTCAAGAACATTTAAACCTTCTTTAAAATTTGAAATAATAGGTGTTTCAATAATTTCTCCGTTAGGTTTGGCCATAAGACCCCTCATACCGGCTAACTGTTTAATTTGGCTTGCACTACCCCTGGCTCCTGAGTCGGCCATCATGTAAATTGAATTAAATCCGTCTTTATCTTTTTTCATAATTTCCATCAGTTTATCGGCAATATCATTATTTGCTTTTGTCCAGATATCAATAATTTTATTGTATCTTTCCTGGTCGGTTAATAAACCTTTTCTATACTGTTCTTGAACATCTCTTACTTTTACAAGTGCGGCTTGAACAATTTCTTGTTTTTCACCGGGAACGACAATATCGGCTGCGGAAATAGATACCCCTACTTTTGCCGCATATTTAAATCCAAGATTTTTAAGATTGTCCAAAAATTCGGCTGTTTCTTTAAGTCCGCCTTTTTTGTAAACAAAATCAACTAAATTGGCAATATCTTTTTTCTTCATTATTTTGTTATACATTTCAACCGGCACAAAATCCGGGGCAATTGAATGCAATATCATTCTGCCCGGAGTTGTTTCCACGATAGTGTCCACTTTTACTCTTACTTTTGCATGCAAATCCACTGCCCCTTCATCAAGTGCCATAAGAACTTCTTCAGGATTGGCAAACAGTTTATGCTCTCCTTTTACTTTGTTTTTCATTAAAGAGAGATAATAAATTCCAAGAACCATATCCTGAGATGGGACTGCTATAGCTTTACCGGAAGCAGGCAGCAAAATATTCATACTGCTTAGCATTAAAATTTTAGCTTCCGCTATCGCTTCCTGACTCAAAGGCACGTGCACAGCCATTTGGTCGCCGTCAAAGTCTGCGTTGAATGCGGCACAAACCAATGGATGAAGCTGAATTGCGTTTCCGTCAATTAATACCGGGTGAAACGCCTGAATTGACAATTTGTGAAGTGTAGGCGCTCTGTTTAATAAAACTGGATATTGATCAACAACTTCTTGCAGACATTCCCACACCTCAGGTGTTTTTTCTTCAATGTGTCTTTTTGCCTGTTTAATTGTTGTGGCATAACCTTTTTCTTCAAGTTTTCCTATAATATGCGGTTTAAAAAGCTCAAGCGCCATTTTTTTAGGAAGACCGCATTGGTCCATTCTAAGATTTGGCCCAACAACAATAACGCTTCTTCCTGAATAATCAACCCTTTTTCCAAGTAGGTTTTGTCTAAATCTTCCTGTTTTCCCTTTAATAATGTCACTGAGTGATTTAAGAGGCCTTTTATTTGCACCTTTAATTGTATTTCCACGTCTACCATTATCAAACAAAGCATCAACCGCTTCTTGAAGCATTCTTTTTTCATTTCTTATAATAATTTCCGGTGCATCAAGTTCAAGCAGTCTTTTTAATCTCTGGTTTCTGTGAATTACTCTTCTATATAAATCATTTACATCGGCAACCGCAAATTTTCCTCCATCAAGCGCAACTAAAGGTCTTAAATCCGGCGGAAGAACAGGAATAACAGTCATAATCATCCATTCCGGTCTGTTGTCAGAATTTAAAAATCCTTCCACAATTTTAAGTTTTTTAACAATCTCTTTTTTTCTTGCTTCGCTTCTTGTTGTTTTAAGCTCTTCTTTTAAAGATTGATACATATCGGCAAGATCAAGTTCTTCAAGCATTCTTCTTATTATTTCGGCTCCCATTTCTGCATGAAAACCGGTATCTCCGTAAATTTCGACAAGTTTTCTGTATTCGTCCTCAACCAATACATCACCTTTTTTTACTGGAGCGTCTCCCGGTTCATATACCACATAGGCTTCATAATAAAGAACCCTTTCAAGGTCTTTCATTTTAATATCAAGCAGAGTTCCGATTCTGCTTGGAAGGTTGCTTACATACCAAATATGCGCTACAGGAGTTACAAGCTCAATATGACCGAACCTTTCACGTCTTACTTTAGATGAAGTTACTTTTACACCGCATTTTTCACAAACAATACCTTTATAGCGCATTTTTTTATATTTTCCGCAAAGACATTCATAATCATTGATAGGACCGAAAATTTTAGCACAAAACAAACCGTCTCTTTCAGGTTTTAAGGTTCTGTAATTAATGGTTTCCGGTTTTTTAACTTCGCCGAAAGACCAGGAAAGAATTTCTTCAGGAGAAGCTATTTTTACCTGAACGGCATCAATATCTTTTGGTCTGTTTTCTTCGTCCCAGTCAAGTTTTATATATTTATATTTGCTCATTGTCTTCTTCCTTTTTATAAAACTCTAAATCAAGCCCGAGTGCACGAAGTTCTTTACTTAAAACAAAAAATGTTTCACTAAGCCCTTCAATTGGCACATTTTCACCTTTTGTCAAAGCTCTGTATGCTTTATTTCTTCCTTCAACATCATCGGATTTAGTAGTCAGCATTTCTTTAAGGTTATAAGCTGCCCCATACGCTTCAAGCGCCCAAACTTCCATTTCCCCAAATCTTTGTCCACCAAATAGGGCTTTACCTCCTACAGGCTGCTGCGTAATTAAGCTATACGGACCTATGCTTCTTGCATGAACTTTGTCATCTACCAAATGATGCAGTTTCATCATATACATATATCCGACATTAACCCTTTCTTTTATAGGATCACCGGTTCTTCCGTCAAATAACTGCATTTTTCCGTCATTTGGAATTCCAGCCATTTCAAACAGTTTTTTAAACTCTTCTTCGTTTACACCTTCGAAAACAGGGGTTGAAAATTTAACGCCTTTGGCCCAGTCTTTTGCATATTTAAGAAGTTCTTCATCTGTTAAAGTGTTAAGGAAATTTTTATAATGTTCACCAAAATGGGCAACTTCAACTATTTTTATCATTTTTTCTCTTAACTTTTGAGCCATATCGGCTCTTTTTTCATCCAACAACTGTTGAAGCTGTTCACCGAGTTTTTTACCCACAAGTCCCAAATGCACTTCCAAAATTTGACCTATATTCATACGTGAAGGAACCCCGAGAGGGTTTAAAACCACGTCCACAGCCCTTCCGTCTTCCATATAAGGCATATCTTCCTGAGGAACTATTATACTCACAATACCTTTGTTACCATGACGTCCTGCCATTTTATCACCGACTTTAATTTTTCTTTTGTTGGCGATATAAACTTTTACCATTTTGGCAACGCCGTTCGGTAAAATATCGTCACGTTCTAAAATTTCGATTTTTTCATCATAG
Protein-coding sequences here:
- the rpoC gene encoding DNA-directed RNA polymerase subunit beta' — its product is MSKYKYIKLDWDEENRPKDIDAVQVKIASPEEILSWSFGEVKKPETINYRTLKPERDGLFCAKIFGPINDYECLCGKYKKMRYKGIVCEKCGVKVTSSKVRRERFGHIELVTPVAHIWYVSNLPSRIGTLLDIKMKDLERVLYYEAYVVYEPGDAPVKKGDVLVEDEYRKLVEIYGDTGFHAEMGAEIIRRMLEELDLADMYQSLKEELKTTRSEARKKEIVKKLKIVEGFLNSDNRPEWMIMTVIPVLPPDLRPLVALDGGKFAVADVNDLYRRVIHRNQRLKRLLELDAPEIIIRNEKRMLQEAVDALFDNGRRGNTIKGANKRPLKSLSDIIKGKTGRFRQNLLGKRVDYSGRSVIVVGPNLRMDQCGLPKKMALELFKPHIIGKLEEKGYATTIKQAKRHIEEKTPEVWECLQEVVDQYPVLLNRAPTLHKLSIQAFHPVLIDGNAIQLHPLVCAAFNADFDGDQMAVHVPLSQEAIAEAKILMLSSMNILLPASGKAIAVPSQDMVLGIYYLSLMKNKVKGEHKLFANPEEVLMALDEGAVDLHAKVRVKVDTIVETTPGRMILHSIAPDFVPVEMYNKIMKKKDIANLVDFVYKKGGLKETAEFLDNLKNLGFKYAAKVGVSISAADIVVPGEKQEIVQAALVKVRDVQEQYRKGLLTDQERYNKIIDIWTKANNDIADKLMEIMKKDKDGFNSIYMMADSGARGSASQIKQLAGMRGLMAKPNGEIIETPIISNFKEGLNVLEFFLSTHGARKGLADTALKTASAGYLTRKLVDVSQNFRVTMEDCGTHEGIEVTDITDGATLVESLEERIYGRVLADDVYDPITNEVLFTEGTLITEEEAKEIVRKGVKSVKIRSALTCKSSKGICSKCYGMNLAERKLVKVGEAVGILAAQSIGEPGTQLTLRTFHTGGIAGSTQEEREIVAKKYGYIRYYNIANYDRNGKKIVANRRNAAVLLVEPKLKAPCDGIVNIETQHEEVIVEVKCDDGSVKRYSLRKNDIVKGTELAGIAGKTEGKLYIPHKNQKIEKDEAIVEVIKEAWYIPQRIPYGAELKVDDNEPVPMQVIAENEGIIKYYKLSGDHLERVYDLKAGEEIGFDNAYKGLFAVIVDEHDREAGRYYIVRGSKILKSDNEHIKAGEIIAKPISGENKVIAEWDPFANPILAEADGVVKFEDVIDGFTVTTQIDELTGESRIIVKEYLPKGYQPRILLAGKDRVYEYVLEPKTVIHVQEGVEVKQGDILAKTPKAIAKSADITGGLPRVNELFEARKPKSPAIISEIDGTVKFGKTIRGKQRLIVEGESSVKEYLVPAERQILVHEGDFVHAGEKLTDGIVSSYDILNILGEKALQQYIVSEVQKVYRLQGVNINDKHIELIINQMLRQVKIVDSGDTKFIERDLVSRKMFNEENERIKKFGGEPAIAEPVLVGITRAAIQSDSFISAASFQETTRVLTEASIQGKFDYLEDFKENIVLGRVVPVGTGMFYHKERDVKIEEE